In Paenibacillus sonchi, the genomic stretch TTGGAGCGCGGCCTTCACCACCACCGTGTGGGTGATCGTTCGGGTTCATGACAACACCGCGTACTTCTGGACGTTGGCCAAGCCAGCGACTGCGTCCGGCTTTACCGATTTTGATCAATTCATGATCTTCGTTACCTACGGAACCGATCGTTGCGCGGCATACGCTGAGGATTCTGCGCACTTCACCGGAGTTCAGGCGAACGGAAACGTATTTTTCTTCTTTACCGAGCAGTTGAGCTTCTGTACCAGCAGCGCGAACCAGTTGTCCGCCCTTGCCTGGCTTCAACTCGATATTGTGGATAACTGTACCTACCGGAATGTTTTCCAGAGGAAGGCTGTTACCAATTTTGATATCGGCTGCAGGGCCCGACTCTACTTTATCCCCAACTTTAAGGCCTTTAGGAGCGATGATATAACGTTTCTCTCCATCAGCATAGTGGATCAAAGCAATGTTCGATGTACGGTTCGGGTCATACTCGATTGTAGCAACGCTACCTGGTATGCCGTCTTTAGTCCGTTTGAAATCGATAATACGGTATTTACGCTTGTGTCCGCCGCCATGGTGACGAACCGTAATTTTACCTTGGTTATTGCGTCCTGCCTTTTTGCTCAGAGGCGCAAGCAACGATTTCTCTGGCTGGTTTGTTGTGATTTCTTCAAACGTAGACACGGACATTGCGCGTCTTGCCGGAGAGGTCGGTTTGTACTTTTTGATTGGCACTATATTTCCCTCCTTACTTCACAGAATTTATTCTACCGCTTCAAAAAACTCAAGCGGCTTGCTGTCCGGGCTAAGCTTAACGATGGCTTTTTTCCACTCCGGAGTGTAACCGGAATATTTGCCGTAACGTTTCAGTTTGCCGGGTACGCGCATTGTGTTCACACTAACTACTTTTACTTTAAAAATAGCCTCAACAGCTTTTTTGATTTCGGTCTTATTAGCACGGATATCCACTTCAAAAGCGTACTTCAATTCGCTCATGTATTCGGATGTGCGTTCCGTAATCACCGGACGTTTGATAATATCACGAGGATCTTTCATTACGCGAACACCTCCTCTACCTTCTGAACTGCTTCTTTAGTGATAATCAGTTTGTCGTACGTCAGTACGTCAAGAACATTGATGCCGTCAGCCGCCAGGAATTTCACCCCAGGGATGTTACGAGCGGAAAGAGCTACATTATCGTCATAGCTAGGAGCTACGATCAGAGCTTTGCTGCCCACTTTCAGGTTGTTCAGGATTGCCGCGAATTCCTTCGTCTTCGGAGCATTCATGGTCAGGCTATCCAATACGATAATGTCATTCCCGATAACTTTCGAGGACAAAGCGGATTTGATGGCCAAACGGCGAACCTTCTTAGGCAATTTCCAGGAATAGCTGCGTGGTGTTGGTCCGAAGACAACGCCGCCGCCTTTCCATTGTGGAGAACGGATGGAGCCTTGACGAGCGCGACCTGTACCTTTTTGTTTCCAAGGCTTACGTCCGCCGCCACGAACTTCAGAACGTCCTTTTACTTTGTGTGTACCACGGCGCAGGGAAGCTCTCTGCATAAGCACAGCTTCGTGCAGGACATGCACATTCGGTTCAATACCGAATACTGTTTCGCTCAGTTCAACTTCACCAACTTCGCTACCGCTGATATTAAAAAGTGTTACTTTTGGCATTTCATGTTCCTCCTTTCTTCAGTAATTAT encodes the following:
- the rplB gene encoding 50S ribosomal protein L2, which gives rise to MPIKKYKPTSPARRAMSVSTFEEITTNQPEKSLLAPLSKKAGRNNQGKITVRHHGGGHKRKYRIIDFKRTKDGIPGSVATIEYDPNRTSNIALIHYADGEKRYIIAPKGLKVGDKVESGPAADIKIGNSLPLENIPVGTVIHNIELKPGKGGQLVRAAGTEAQLLGKEEKYVSVRLNSGEVRRILSVCRATIGSVGNEDHELIKIGKAGRSRWLGQRPEVRGVVMNPNDHPHGGGEGRAPIGRKSPMSPWGKPTLGYKTRKKNKASDKYIVRRRTK
- the rplW gene encoding 50S ribosomal protein L23 translates to MKDPRDIIKRPVITERTSEYMSELKYAFEVDIRANKTEIKKAVEAIFKVKVVSVNTMRVPGKLKRYGKYSGYTPEWKKAIVKLSPDSKPLEFFEAVE
- the rplD gene encoding 50S ribosomal protein L4 — protein: MPKVTLFNISGSEVGEVELSETVFGIEPNVHVLHEAVLMQRASLRRGTHKVKGRSEVRGGGRKPWKQKGTGRARQGSIRSPQWKGGGVVFGPTPRSYSWKLPKKVRRLAIKSALSSKVIGNDIIVLDSLTMNAPKTKEFAAILNNLKVGSKALIVAPSYDDNVALSARNIPGVKFLAADGINVLDVLTYDKLIITKEAVQKVEEVFA